A genomic stretch from Halichoerus grypus unplaced genomic scaffold, mHalGry1.hap1.1 HAP1_SCAFFOLD_92, whole genome shotgun sequence includes:
- the LOC118524385 gene encoding olfactory receptor 2B8-like: protein MEQKNGSSFTGFILLGFSDRPQLELVLFVVLLIFYLFTLLGNTTIIALSHLDPHLHTPMYFFLSNLSFLDLCYMTSTVPQLLVHLRGADKSISFGGCVAQLFISLGLGSTECILLGVMALDRYAAVCRPLQYTVIMHPCLCALMASASWFIGFANSSLQTVLIFILPLCGRNKIDHFFCEVPPLLKLACVDTTVNESELFFVSVIIFFIPVTLIIFYGQIVRAVLRIKSSAGQRKAFGTCGSHITVVSLFYGMAIYAYLQPRNNYSQDQGKIISLFYTIVTPMVNPVIYTLRNKDVTGAMKKFWRVHDSR from the coding sequence atggaacagaaaaatggcagTTCTTTCACTGGGTTTATCCTGCTGGGTTTCTCTGACCGGCCTCAACTGGAGCTAGTCCTCTTTGTGGTTCTTCTGATCTTCTATCTGTTCACTCTGCTGGGAAACACCACCATCATTGCCTTGTCCCACCTGGACCCACATCTTCACACtcccatgtactttttcctctccAACCTAAGCTTTCTGGACCTGTGTTACATGACCAGCACTGTCCCACAGCTCCTGGTTCATCTCAGGGGAGCTGACAAGTCTATCTCCTTTGGTGGCTGTGTGGCTCAgctcttcatttctctagggttGGGATCCACAGAATGCATTCTCTTAGGGGTCATGGCATTGGACCGCTATGCAGCCGTCTGCAGGCCCCTGCAGTACACAGTGATCATGCACCCCTGTCTCTGTGCCCTCATGGCTTCTGCATCGTGGTTCATTGGTTTTGCCAACTCTTCATTACAGACAGTGCTCATCTTCATTTTACCACTTtgtgggagaaataaaatagaccatTTCTTTTGTGAGGTCCCCCCACTGCTCAAGCTTGCCTGTGTTGACACCACTGTGAATGAGTCTGAGCTCTTCTTTGTCAGTGTGATCATTTTCTTCATACCTGTGACATTAATCATCTTCTATGGTCAGATTGTCAGGGCAGTCTTAAGAATAAAGTCATCTGCAGGGCAGAGGAAAGCATTTGGGACATGTGGGTCCCACATCACAGTGGTCTCCCTGTTCTATGGTATGGCCATCTATGCTTACCTCCAGCCCAGGAACAACTACTCCCAGGATCAGGGCAAGATCATTTCTCTGTTCTACACCATCGTCACCCCCATGGTCAACCCTGTCATATATACACTGAGGAACAAGGATGTGACGGGAGCAATGAAGAAGTTTTGGAGGGTCCATGACTCTAGATGA
- the LOC144380704 gene encoding olfactory receptor 2B8-like — MCQQRMEQKNGSSFTGFILLGFSDRPQLELVLFVVLLVFYLFTLLGNTTIIALSHLDPYLQTPMYFFLSNLSFLDLCYTTSTVPQLLVHLRGADKSISFGGCVAQLFISLGLGGTECILLGVMALDRYAAICRPLQYTVIMHPRLCALMASASWSIGFANSSLETVLTFLLPFCGRNKIDHFFCEVPPLLKLACVDTTVNESVLFLVGVIILLIPVALIVFSYGRIVRAVLRIKSSAGQRKAFGTCGSHITVVSLFYGTAICAYLQPRNNYSQDQGKFISLFYTIVTPMVNPVIYTLRNKDVTGAMKKVLWRGHGSR; from the coding sequence ATGTGCCAACAGaggatggaacagaaaaatggcagTTCTTTCACTGGGTTTATCCTGCTGGGTTTCTCTGACCGGCCTCAACTGGAGCTAGTCCTCTTTGTGGTTCTTCTGGTCTTCTATCTGTTCACTCTGCTGGGAAACACCACCATCATTGCCTTGTCCCACCTGGACCCATATCTTCAGACtcccatgtactttttcctctccAACCTAAGCTTTCTGGACCTGTGTTACACGACCAGCACTGTCCCGCAGCTCCTGGTTCATCTCAGGGGAGCAGACAAGTCTATCTCCTTTGGTGGCTGTGTGGCTCAgctcttcatttctctagggttGGGAGGCACGGAATGCATTCTCTTAGGGGTCATGGCATTGGACCGCTATGCAGCCATCTGCAGGCCCCTGCAGTACACAGTGATCATGCACCCCCGTCTCTGTGCCCTCATGGCTTCTGCATCGTGGTCCATTGGTTTTGCCAACTCCTCATTGGAGACAGTGCTCACATTCCTTTTACCATTTtgtgggagaaataaaatagaccatTTCTTTTGTGAGGTCCCCCCACTGCTCAAGCTTGCCTGTGTTGACACCACTGTGAATGAATCTGTGCTCTTCTTAGTTGGTGTGATCATTCTCCTCATACCTGTGGCATTAATCGTCTTCTCCTATGGTCGGATTGTCAGGGCAGTCTTAAGAATAAAGTCATCTGCAGGGCAGAGGAAAGCATTTGGGACATGTGGGTCCCACATCACAGTGGTCTCCCTGTTCTATGGCACGGCCATCTGTGCTTACCTCCAGCCCAGGAACAACTACTCCCAGGATCAGggcaagttcatttctctgttctaCACCATCGTCACCCCCATGGTCAACCCTGTCATATATACACTGAGGAACAAGGATGTGACGGGAGCAATGAAGAAGGTGCTTTGGAGGGGCCATGGCTCCAGATGA